Below is a genomic region from Longimicrobiaceae bacterium.
GGTCGCCGCCATCAGCCGGCCTCCCCCGCCAGGGTATCCGGATCCGCCACCGGCACGTCCTCCGGCCGCCCCGCCACCGGGGTGGCGGCGCCGGTCCCCGTCACCGCGCCCGCCGGGGTGAACCCGCCTCCCGCGCGGCGGACCTCCTCGCGGCGCTCCGGGTGCTCCACCAGCCAGCACTTGTTGCGGCGCCCGCCGCCCACGTCGAACACCGGCGGGTCCTCCTTCTCCGTCTTCTCCCACCCGTAGGGGCAGCGGTCGTGGAAGCGGCACCCCGCGGGCCAGTTGGTCGGGGCGGGGACCACCCCCGGGATCACGGCCAGGCGCTCCACCTCCTCGCCCAGCTTGGGCATGGAGCGCAGCAGCCCCTCGGTGTACGGGTTCTGCGGGTCCCGGAAGATGTCGCGCACCGGCCCCTCCTCGAACACCTGCCCCGCGTACATCACGATCACCCGGTCGCACGTCTCCGCCACCACCCCCAGGTCGTGAGTGATGAGGATGATGGACATCCCCAGCTCCTCCTGGAGCCGGTTCAGCAGCTCCAGGATCTGCGCCTGGATGGTCACGTCCAGCGCCGTGGTGGGCTCGTCCGCGATCAGCAGCCGGGGGTCGCAGGCCAGCGCCATGGCGATCATCACCCGCTGGCGCATCCCGCCCGAGAGCTGGTGCGGGTACTCGTCCACCCGCTGGTCCGGGATGGGGATCCCCACGAGCTGCAGCATCTCGATGGCCCGATCGCGCGCCGCCCGCTTGTTCAGCCCCTGGTGGAGCCGGAGCGACTCCATGATCTGCTCGCCCACGGTGAACACCGGGTTCAGCGAGGTCATGGGCTCCTGGAAGATCATGGCGATGTCGTTGCCGCGGATCTTCCGCATCCGCTCCTCCGACGCCGTCGCCAGGTCCTCCACCCCGTTCGCTCCCCGGAAGAGGATCCTGGACCCCGGCTCGATGCGCCCCGGCGGCTGCGGGATGAGCCGCATCACCGAGAGC
It encodes:
- a CDS encoding ABC transporter ATP-binding protein, encoding MPEPILQVENLRTYFRTDAGVARAVDGVSFHVNPGETLGIVGESGSGKSVTSLSVMRLIPQPPGRIEPGSRILFRGANGVEDLATASEERMRKIRGNDIAMIFQEPMTSLNPVFTVGEQIMESLRLHQGLNKRAARDRAIEMLQLVGIPIPDQRVDEYPHQLSGGMRQRVMIAMALACDPRLLIADEPTTALDVTIQAQILELLNRLQEELGMSIILITHDLGVVAETCDRVIVMYAGQVFEEGPVRDIFRDPQNPYTEGLLRSMPKLGEEVERLAVIPGVVPAPTNWPAGCRFHDRCPYGWEKTEKEDPPVFDVGGGRRNKCWLVEHPERREEVRRAGGGFTPAGAVTGTGAATPVAGRPEDVPVADPDTLAGEAG